Proteins encoded by one window of Kribbella flavida DSM 17836:
- the arfB gene encoding alternative ribosome rescue aminoacyl-tRNA hydrolase ArfB, protein MDGGLTVRAGVVIPEAELGWRFSRSSGPGGQSVNTADSRVELIFDLASTTALGEPLKARALERLSSRLVDGVLTVAASEHRSQWRNREAARARLASLLRDAIASPPRQRRPTRPSKGSVRRRLDEKKRRGETKRLRGRPFD, encoded by the coding sequence ATGGACGGCGGGCTGACGGTACGTGCCGGGGTGGTGATTCCCGAGGCCGAGCTGGGCTGGCGCTTCTCCCGCTCCAGCGGCCCCGGCGGTCAGTCCGTGAACACCGCCGACAGCCGGGTCGAGCTGATCTTCGACCTGGCCTCGACGACCGCGCTCGGCGAACCCCTCAAGGCGCGGGCGCTGGAGCGGCTGTCGTCCCGCCTGGTGGACGGCGTGCTGACCGTCGCGGCGTCCGAGCACCGGTCCCAGTGGCGCAACCGGGAGGCCGCGCGCGCCCGGCTCGCCAGCCTGCTGCGCGACGCCATCGCCTCACCGCCGCGCCAACGCCGCCCCACCCGGCCCAGCAAGGGCTCCGTCCGTCGTCGGCTGGACGAGAAGAAGCGTCGCGGCGAGACCAAACGGCTCCGTGGCCGGCCCTTCGACTGA
- a CDS encoding response regulator, producing the protein MPELLRVLVVEDDPVAAEAHRTYVDRLPGFTCVGIAGTAARALQVLSHGQIDLVLLDMNLPDGHGLDVVRRMRAAGNQTDVVAVTSAREVSAVQAAARIGVVQYVLKPFAFETLRDRLSAYARQRRAAESGQVVADQDEVDRLLHPATVSSVPKGLAGSVLDRVVQLLGNREGWTAEEVATSLGTSRITARRYLEHLADQGQALRTQRYDGRSGRPKVEYSWVSES; encoded by the coding sequence GTGCCTGAGCTGCTGCGCGTACTGGTGGTCGAGGACGACCCGGTCGCCGCCGAGGCCCACCGGACGTACGTCGATCGCCTGCCCGGCTTCACCTGTGTGGGAATCGCCGGCACGGCCGCTCGCGCCCTGCAGGTGCTCAGCCACGGGCAGATCGACCTGGTCCTGCTGGACATGAACCTGCCCGACGGCCACGGCCTGGACGTCGTACGGCGTATGCGGGCCGCGGGCAACCAGACCGACGTGGTCGCGGTGACGTCGGCCCGGGAGGTGTCGGCGGTGCAGGCCGCGGCGCGGATCGGGGTGGTGCAGTACGTGCTCAAGCCGTTCGCCTTCGAGACGCTGCGCGACCGGCTCTCGGCGTACGCCCGCCAACGCCGCGCCGCCGAGTCCGGCCAGGTGGTCGCGGACCAGGACGAGGTCGACCGCTTGTTGCACCCAGCAACCGTTTCGTCGGTGCCGAAGGGCTTGGCGGGCTCGGTCCTGGACCGCGTCGTGCAACTGCTCGGCAACCGCGAGGGCTGGACCGCGGAGGAGGTCGCGACGTCCCTCGGCACGTCCCGCATCACCGCCCGCCGCTACCTCGAACACCTCGCGGACCAGGGCCAGGCCCTCCGCACCCAACGCTACGACGGCCGCAGCGGCCGCCCCAAAGTCGAATACTCCTGGGTCAGCGAAAGCTGA
- a CDS encoding MoaD/ThiS family protein codes for MPEVTIRYFAAARAAAGESTATAQAASVKELIGTVSQGRPELARVLGICTFLLDGERVDPSTPLTDGAQVDALPPFAGG; via the coding sequence ATGCCGGAAGTCACCATCAGGTACTTCGCCGCCGCCCGGGCCGCGGCCGGTGAGTCCACGGCGACCGCCCAGGCCGCCTCGGTGAAGGAGCTGATCGGCACGGTCTCGCAGGGCCGGCCGGAGCTCGCCCGGGTACTCGGGATCTGCACTTTCCTGCTCGACGGCGAGCGGGTCGACCCCAGCACGCCGCTGACCGACGGCGCGCAGGTCGACGCGCTGCCCCCGTTCGCCGGCGGCTGA
- a CDS encoding choice-of-anchor P family protein, whose amino-acid sequence MRPRIGYKKLAAVGVAAVVGVASTIALTSGSASASPVYGYSGYAFGTDVKTGLVNSGPQVISQIACTTNARSKSQNDLATANINDQAIARTVKTSTNAFADHRGNGVTSTATAVDIKLGSLLALTGAKTTTTAWVKNGVLQYTGSTTFAGVKIGNTSVPSLLKAKPNTKVAVPGLGYIVLNRVGGVKTGTGIYSYAQAVVLHATVKNRYIPEGVDIAVLKTRAEVTKPATAMVIGDAYGTKANVDKLVTSGPTSYQATCQGTEGKTHRVAVGELNIPKVAYVGAVYTTKKGDMGANKSYVDFSSHVAGIKVGKLSIGAIESAASAWKTKDGKVGLTSSSSVASIKVGNKTYPVKTGENAELEIPGVAKLTFNQVVRQQRYISVNALVIDVYSLNTKVVVGHSAAGVIG is encoded by the coding sequence ATGAGACCCCGCATCGGATACAAGAAGCTCGCTGCCGTCGGAGTTGCGGCGGTTGTCGGCGTAGCTTCGACGATCGCGCTGACCTCGGGCTCGGCGTCCGCTTCGCCGGTCTACGGCTACAGCGGTTACGCGTTCGGCACCGACGTCAAGACCGGACTCGTGAACAGCGGTCCGCAGGTCATCAGCCAGATCGCGTGCACCACCAACGCGCGGAGCAAGTCGCAGAACGACCTGGCCACGGCGAACATCAACGACCAGGCGATCGCCCGCACCGTCAAGACCAGCACCAACGCTTTCGCCGACCACCGCGGCAACGGCGTGACCAGCACCGCCACCGCCGTCGACATCAAGCTCGGTTCGCTGCTCGCGCTGACCGGCGCCAAGACCACGACCACCGCGTGGGTCAAGAACGGCGTCCTGCAGTACACCGGCAGCACCACCTTCGCCGGCGTGAAGATCGGCAACACCTCGGTTCCGTCGCTGCTCAAGGCCAAGCCGAACACCAAGGTCGCCGTTCCGGGCCTCGGCTACATCGTGCTGAACCGGGTCGGCGGCGTGAAGACCGGCACCGGCATCTACTCGTACGCGCAGGCCGTCGTGCTGCACGCCACGGTGAAGAACCGTTACATCCCCGAAGGCGTCGACATCGCGGTGCTGAAGACCCGCGCCGAGGTCACCAAGCCGGCCACCGCGATGGTGATCGGTGACGCGTACGGCACCAAGGCCAACGTCGACAAGCTCGTCACCTCGGGCCCGACTTCCTACCAGGCCACCTGCCAGGGCACGGAAGGCAAGACGCACCGCGTCGCGGTGGGCGAGCTCAACATCCCGAAGGTTGCCTACGTGGGTGCGGTCTACACCACGAAGAAGGGCGACATGGGCGCGAACAAGTCCTACGTCGACTTCAGCTCGCACGTCGCCGGCATCAAGGTCGGCAAGCTGTCCATCGGCGCGATCGAGTCCGCCGCGTCGGCGTGGAAGACCAAGGACGGCAAGGTCGGTCTGACGTCCTCGTCCAGCGTCGCCTCGATCAAGGTCGGCAACAAGACCTACCCGGTGAAGACCGGCGAGAACGCGGAGCTGGAGATCCCCGGCGTCGCCAAGCTGACCTTCAACCAGGTCGTGCGTCAGCAGCGCTACATCTCCGTGAACGCGCTGGTGATCGACGTCTACAGCCTGAACACCAAGGTTGTCGTGGGCCACTCGGCCGCCGGTGTGATCGGCTGA
- a CDS encoding DUF4395 domain-containing protein produces the protein MSHQAATSQAQARLDPRGLRFAAALTTVVLAATLILNSPWPLVVQAAVFAVSVAFGVQASPYGLVFKRLVRPRLGPPAELEDAAPPRFAQLVGLVFAALGLIGYFSGAELLGVVATGFALVAAFVNAAVGLCLGCEAYLLVQRIRTPTTTTPEEQHT, from the coding sequence GTGTCCCACCAGGCGGCAACATCCCAGGCGCAGGCCCGGCTCGACCCGCGCGGACTCCGGTTCGCGGCGGCGCTGACCACGGTCGTGCTCGCCGCGACGCTGATCCTGAACAGTCCGTGGCCGCTCGTGGTCCAGGCCGCCGTGTTCGCCGTCTCGGTCGCGTTCGGGGTCCAGGCCTCGCCGTACGGGCTGGTGTTCAAACGGCTGGTCCGGCCCCGGCTCGGACCGCCCGCGGAGCTGGAGGACGCGGCGCCACCGCGGTTCGCCCAGCTGGTCGGACTGGTCTTCGCCGCGCTCGGCCTGATCGGTTACTTCTCCGGCGCCGAGCTGCTCGGCGTCGTCGCCACCGGATTCGCCCTGGTCGCCGCGTTCGTGAACGCCGCGGTCGGGCTGTGCCTCGGCTGCGAGGCCTATCTGCTGGTCCAACGCATTCGTACGCCAACCACCACCACACCTGAGGAGCAGCACACATGA
- a CDS encoding 3-keto-5-aminohexanoate cleavage protein gives MTSTLITVAPTGAETAKADCPALPTTLEELVETAKRCEAAGAAMIHIHIRDADHRPTLDLGRLTETVAAIRENTALIVQLSTGGAVTDPFEHRLRVLEAAPDSCSLTMGTVNFGDDVFMNPWPFVTELYQRTQERHVVPEFELFDLGHVAALHRLLDKFGLPYGGKVHCDLVMGVPGGMPGTPDALVAAVSSLPAAVTSWSATGVGRTTLPVALTALAKGGHLRVGMEDTLTLAKGQPVTHNAELVERAASLATLAQRPPMSPDEARDLLNVDRRV, from the coding sequence ATGACGTCGACGTTGATCACCGTTGCCCCGACCGGCGCCGAGACCGCGAAGGCGGACTGCCCGGCGCTGCCCACCACGCTCGAGGAGCTGGTGGAGACCGCCAAGCGCTGTGAGGCCGCCGGCGCCGCGATGATCCACATTCACATCCGCGACGCCGATCACCGTCCGACCCTCGACCTCGGCCGGCTCACCGAGACCGTCGCCGCGATCCGGGAGAACACCGCACTGATCGTCCAGCTGTCCACCGGCGGCGCCGTCACCGACCCGTTCGAGCACCGGCTCCGGGTGCTGGAGGCCGCGCCCGACTCGTGCTCGCTGACGATGGGCACGGTCAACTTCGGCGACGACGTGTTCATGAACCCGTGGCCGTTCGTCACCGAGCTGTACCAGCGCACCCAGGAGCGCCACGTCGTGCCGGAGTTCGAGCTGTTCGACCTCGGTCATGTCGCCGCTCTGCACCGGCTGCTCGACAAGTTCGGCCTGCCGTACGGCGGCAAGGTGCACTGCGACCTGGTGATGGGCGTGCCCGGCGGCATGCCCGGTACGCCGGACGCGCTGGTGGCGGCGGTGAGCAGCCTTCCTGCGGCGGTGACGTCCTGGTCGGCCACGGGTGTCGGGCGGACGACCCTTCCGGTGGCGCTGACCGCGCTGGCCAAGGGTGGTCATCTCCGCGTCGGCATGGAGGACACGCTGACCCTGGCGAAGGGGCAGCCGGTCACCCACAACGCCGAACTGGTCGAACGGGCCGCCTCCCTCGCCACGCTGGCCCAGCGTCCGCCGATGTCACCCGACGAGGCCCGCGACCTGCTGAACGTCGATCGCCGCGTCTGA
- a CDS encoding sulfurtransferase — MSRESALVSADWVEEHKSDENVVLIEVDEDVSAYDAGHIAGAIKLDWKEDLQDPVRRDFVNQEQFQALLSERGVGNDDIVVLYGGNNNWFAAYAFWYFKLYGHADVRLLDGGRKRWELDSRELTDEVVKREATQYTANAPDLSIRAFRDEVQEAIGVKNLVDVRSPDEYAGRLLAPAHLPQEQAQRAGHIPTAASIPWSKAANDDGTFRSDDELKKLYADAGVDFGKDTIAYCRIGERSAHTWFVLHELLGQENVKNYDGSWTEWGSLVGVPVALGDEPGKA, encoded by the coding sequence ATGAGCAGGGAATCCGCTCTCGTCTCGGCCGACTGGGTCGAGGAGCACAAGTCCGACGAGAACGTCGTGCTGATCGAGGTCGACGAGGACGTCTCGGCGTACGACGCCGGCCACATCGCCGGTGCGATCAAGCTGGACTGGAAGGAAGACCTCCAGGACCCGGTCCGCCGCGACTTCGTCAACCAGGAGCAGTTCCAGGCGCTGCTGTCCGAGCGCGGGGTCGGCAACGACGACATCGTCGTGCTGTACGGCGGCAACAACAACTGGTTCGCCGCCTACGCGTTCTGGTACTTCAAGCTGTACGGCCACGCCGACGTCCGGCTGCTCGACGGCGGCCGGAAGCGCTGGGAGCTGGACAGCCGCGAGCTCACCGACGAGGTGGTCAAGCGCGAGGCCACGCAGTACACCGCGAACGCTCCCGACCTGAGCATCCGCGCCTTCCGCGACGAGGTGCAGGAGGCCATCGGCGTGAAGAACCTGGTCGACGTGCGCAGCCCCGACGAGTACGCCGGCCGGCTGCTCGCCCCGGCCCACCTCCCGCAGGAGCAGGCGCAGCGGGCCGGGCACATCCCGACCGCGGCCAGCATCCCGTGGAGCAAGGCGGCCAACGACGACGGCACCTTCCGCTCCGACGACGAGCTGAAGAAGCTGTACGCCGACGCCGGCGTGGACTTCGGCAAGGACACCATCGCGTACTGCCGGATCGGCGAGCGTTCGGCGCACACCTGGTTCGTGCTGCACGAGCTGCTCGGTCAGGAGAACGTCAAGAACTACGACGGTTCGTGGACCGAGTGGGGCTCGCTGGTCGGCGTGCCGGTGGCCCTCGGCGACGAGCCCGGGAAGGCCTGA
- a CDS encoding thioredoxin family protein translates to MSSGIVVLVAALAAGVLLSVLKTWYDGRFRATRVIEGRAVDETERPADRVTAEDIGAELGERATLLQFSSAFCAPCRATRRVLAEVESMVDGVRHVEIDAESHLELVRRLNIMRTPTVLVLDAAGGTVTRASGQPRKADVIAALGAAVDRRAS, encoded by the coding sequence GTGAGTTCAGGAATCGTCGTACTGGTCGCCGCGCTCGCCGCCGGCGTGCTCCTGAGCGTGCTGAAGACCTGGTACGACGGACGGTTCCGCGCGACGCGGGTGATCGAGGGACGAGCGGTGGACGAGACGGAGCGGCCCGCGGACCGGGTGACGGCCGAGGACATCGGCGCCGAGCTGGGGGAGCGGGCGACGCTGCTGCAGTTCTCCTCCGCGTTCTGCGCGCCGTGCCGGGCGACCCGCCGGGTGCTGGCCGAGGTGGAGTCGATGGTCGACGGCGTACGGCACGTCGAGATCGACGCGGAGTCGCACCTGGAGCTGGTGCGCCGGCTCAACATCATGCGCACCCCGACCGTGCTCGTGCTGGACGCCGCCGGGGGCACCGTGACCCGGGCCAGCGGTCAGCCGCGCAAGGCCGACGTCATCGCGGCACTCGGCGCTGCCGTCGACCGCCGGGCGAGCTGA
- a CDS encoding DsrE family protein codes for MARGLLGYGGVMSRTLVIKLTAGAEEPERANQACTVAATAVASGATVSLWLTGDAVWFAVPGRADAVALPHAAPLADLIAAVLAGGRLTVCTQCAKRRDLTETDLLPGTRIAGAPSFTEEILTENAQAIVY; via the coding sequence ATGGCGCGCGGGCTGCTGGGCTACGGTGGCGTGATGTCCCGCACGCTGGTGATCAAGTTGACCGCAGGCGCCGAAGAACCCGAACGCGCGAACCAGGCCTGCACCGTGGCCGCCACCGCCGTCGCCTCCGGCGCCACCGTCTCTCTCTGGCTCACCGGAGACGCCGTCTGGTTCGCCGTGCCCGGCCGCGCCGACGCCGTCGCCCTGCCCCACGCGGCCCCGCTCGCCGATCTGATCGCGGCCGTTCTCGCCGGCGGCCGACTCACCGTCTGCACCCAGTGCGCCAAACGCCGCGACCTCACCGAAACAGACCTGCTCCCCGGCACCAGAATCGCCGGCGCCCCCTCCTTCACCGAGGAAATCCTCACGGAGAACGCGCAGGCCATCGTCTACTGA
- a CDS encoding AAA ATPase-like protein yields MASIEEELLEDLYRAFKRTARLVSRTFGKLRGRMRRRHRASRTLGAQGSTSVPTPANDDIPPQRDGDLERQERQLNAQERRAMTEAVLELFRNNPEARSQLQNLTDHQKNTLLLGLVERAMRDRDEFLRDDPDPEVQLGRPELEPAQRDPLDLDGNRILDARDRDLREDEVDRRVDVDGDGIPNARDEDLTDQRREESNEREEQASEDRQDEVRDEQSREEQDRDRREREGQDGPDGPDVLPAAAAGAAAGLAVDELDRDDAADAGTPDRDALEGDRAQGGPEVDRQELDAGQGGAERDGQDADRGPGEPERDSQELDRDQGDPEREAQQAEAERAEPALDGPQAELDREEADRDASEVSQPQAETDQQVDRDQEQVDRETAQSERDEAEQDRDAPEMDQQAQRDTQEADRDQPEPERDAQEADRDQPDRDAQETDRQEQDQQVDRDAQQPERDQAQMDREAQQAERAEAEQDRDAPEVDEQAQRDAQEADRDQPEPERDQQAERDAQQAERDAQEVDRGQPGPERDQLAEREAQQAERDAQQAERDAREGDRDQAEPGRDQQPESERGQQAEAERPGRESQEAEQPAEVERPALPTAGDERAVNEARQEQQQQPQQEQQQQPRQDQQQQQARQARQPTGPLETRLEADRAAQRAKELSGQANGQQLNGSAGGRGLSEADMRKLQSINHDGRAGASRAPSGSDRQLVTAGQAGRTPGAQHQRDTDRTRGQDPIERKQ; encoded by the coding sequence ATGGCGTCGATCGAGGAAGAGCTGCTGGAGGACCTCTACCGGGCGTTCAAGCGGACCGCTCGGCTGGTGTCGCGCACGTTCGGCAAGTTGCGCGGGCGGATGCGCCGCCGGCACCGGGCGTCCCGCACGCTCGGTGCGCAGGGATCGACGTCGGTTCCGACGCCGGCGAACGACGACATTCCGCCGCAGCGGGACGGCGACCTGGAGCGGCAGGAGCGTCAGCTCAACGCGCAGGAGCGGCGGGCGATGACGGAGGCCGTGCTCGAGCTGTTCCGGAACAACCCGGAAGCGCGGTCGCAGCTCCAGAACCTCACCGACCACCAGAAGAACACGCTGCTGCTCGGCCTGGTCGAGCGTGCAATGCGGGACCGGGACGAGTTCCTGCGCGACGACCCGGACCCGGAGGTGCAGCTCGGCCGCCCGGAGCTGGAGCCGGCCCAGCGCGATCCGCTCGACTTGGACGGCAACCGGATCCTCGACGCGCGCGACCGCGACCTGCGCGAGGACGAGGTGGACCGGAGGGTCGACGTGGACGGCGACGGGATTCCGAACGCCCGGGACGAGGACTTGACCGACCAGCGACGCGAGGAGAGCAACGAGCGCGAGGAGCAGGCGTCCGAGGACCGGCAGGACGAAGTTCGGGACGAGCAGAGCCGCGAGGAGCAGGACCGCGACCGTCGGGAGCGTGAGGGTCAGGACGGGCCCGATGGGCCGGACGTGCTGCCGGCAGCCGCGGCCGGAGCCGCCGCTGGGCTGGCGGTGGACGAGCTGGATCGGGACGACGCTGCCGACGCCGGTACGCCGGATCGCGACGCCCTGGAGGGTGACCGCGCGCAGGGCGGGCCGGAGGTGGACCGCCAGGAGCTCGATGCCGGTCAAGGTGGAGCCGAGCGCGACGGGCAGGACGCCGACCGAGGTCCGGGGGAGCCGGAGCGCGACAGCCAGGAGCTGGACCGAGATCAAGGCGATCCCGAACGGGAGGCGCAGCAAGCAGAAGCCGAGCGCGCCGAGCCGGCGCTGGACGGACCGCAGGCGGAGCTGGACCGGGAGGAGGCCGACCGGGACGCCTCTGAGGTCAGTCAGCCGCAGGCAGAGACTGACCAGCAGGTCGATCGCGACCAGGAGCAGGTTGACCGGGAGACCGCGCAGTCCGAGCGCGACGAGGCTGAGCAGGACCGCGATGCGCCCGAGATGGACCAGCAGGCCCAGCGCGACACGCAAGAAGCCGATCGGGACCAGCCGGAGCCGGAGCGGGATGCCCAAGAGGCCGACCGCGACCAGCCCGACCGGGACGCGCAGGAGACGGACCGGCAGGAGCAGGACCAGCAGGTTGACCGGGATGCGCAGCAGCCGGAGCGCGATCAAGCGCAGATGGATCGCGAGGCCCAGCAGGCGGAGCGTGCCGAGGCTGAGCAGGACCGCGATGCGCCCGAGGTGGACGAGCAAGCTCAGCGCGATGCGCAAGAGGCTGATCGGGACCAGCCGGAGCCGGAGCGGGATCAGCAGGCTGAGCGGGATGCGCAGCAGGCGGAGCGCGATGCGCAGGAGGTTGATCGGGGTCAGCCTGGGCCCGAGCGGGATCAGTTGGCTGAGCGGGAGGCGCAGCAGGCCGAGCGGGACGCCCAGCAGGCTGAGCGAGATGCGCGGGAGGGTGACCGGGATCAGGCGGAGCCGGGGCGGGATCAGCAGCCGGAGAGCGAGCGGGGACAGCAGGCTGAGGCGGAGCGGCCGGGACGGGAGTCGCAGGAGGCCGAGCAGCCCGCCGAAGTAGAGCGGCCGGCGTTGCCAACCGCGGGCGACGAGCGGGCAGTCAACGAGGCGCGGCAGGAGCAGCAGCAGCAACCTCAGCAGGAGCAGCAGCAACAGCCTCGCCAAGACCAGCAACAGCAACAGGCGCGGCAGGCGCGGCAGCCCACGGGTCCGCTGGAGACGCGCCTGGAGGCAGACCGTGCGGCACAGCGGGCGAAGGAGCTGAGCGGGCAGGCCAACGGTCAGCAGCTGAACGGTTCAGCCGGCGGCCGAGGGCTGTCCGAGGCTGACATGAGGAAGTTGCAGTCGATCAACCACGACGGTCGGGCGGGAGCTTCGCGCGCACCGTCAGGCTCCGATCGCCAACTGGTGACCGCCGGCCAGGCCGGGCGCACCCCCGGCGCCCAGCACCAACGCGACACCGACCGCACCCGAGGCCAGGACCCCATCGAACGCAAGCAGTGA
- a CDS encoding RDD family protein, giving the protein MTAPGWYDDPWNPAQQRYWDGATWTPQERPRQGPPAYLGQAGAAGYGSDPAVAATPDGVPLAGWWTRAVAKLLDWLIVFVVSLPLSGYFWYRFFVEPDPGTPLFSLVEPWAEYRWVLATSLIQLLVGVVYEYLFLVRTGATPGKMAVGISVRLRDVAGPPPGPAVLKRIGLTSAFSLAGTAPGVVGILGIGSLVDVLWPLRDGKKQALHDKVAATNVVRGKQPQPAAWSANPA; this is encoded by the coding sequence ATGACGGCGCCTGGTTGGTACGACGACCCCTGGAATCCCGCGCAGCAGCGGTACTGGGACGGCGCAACCTGGACCCCGCAGGAGCGGCCGCGGCAGGGACCTCCGGCGTACCTGGGACAAGCCGGTGCGGCGGGCTACGGCTCCGACCCGGCGGTCGCCGCGACGCCTGACGGCGTACCGCTGGCGGGATGGTGGACGCGAGCCGTCGCCAAGCTGCTCGACTGGCTGATCGTGTTCGTCGTGAGCCTGCCCCTCAGCGGCTATTTCTGGTACCGGTTCTTCGTGGAGCCCGATCCGGGGACGCCGCTGTTCAGCCTGGTCGAGCCGTGGGCCGAGTACCGGTGGGTGCTCGCGACCTCCCTGATCCAGCTGCTGGTGGGCGTTGTCTACGAGTACCTGTTCCTCGTTCGGACCGGGGCGACGCCCGGCAAGATGGCGGTGGGAATCAGCGTCCGGCTCCGGGACGTCGCCGGACCTCCGCCGGGACCGGCCGTGCTCAAGCGGATCGGGCTGACCTCGGCGTTCTCCTTGGCCGGCACTGCCCCGGGGGTGGTGGGCATTCTGGGCATCGGCTCCCTGGTCGACGTTCTCTGGCCGCTGCGGGACGGCAAGAAGCAGGCCCTGCACGACAAGGTGGCCGCGACCAACGTCGTCCGCGGCAAGCAACCGCAGCCTGCCGCCTGGAGTGCAAATCCCGCATAG
- the dtd gene encoding D-aminoacyl-tRNA deacylase, which produces MRAVVQRVSRASVEVAGEVVGAIDQPGLVVLLGVTHDDTEEKAKTLAAKIWTLRILRDERSCADEQAPILAISQFTLYADTRKGRRPSWSAAAPGPVSEPLYDAFCAALESLGAKVERGRFGANMQVSLVNDGPVTLVLDA; this is translated from the coding sequence ATGAGAGCAGTAGTACAGCGGGTGAGTCGAGCTTCGGTCGAGGTCGCCGGCGAGGTGGTCGGGGCGATCGATCAGCCGGGCCTGGTGGTCCTGCTCGGCGTCACCCACGACGACACCGAGGAGAAGGCGAAGACCCTGGCCGCGAAGATCTGGACGTTGCGGATCCTGCGCGACGAGCGGTCCTGCGCCGACGAGCAGGCCCCGATCCTGGCGATCAGCCAGTTCACCCTGTACGCCGACACCCGCAAGGGCCGGCGCCCGTCCTGGAGCGCAGCCGCCCCCGGCCCGGTCTCCGAACCCCTGTACGACGCGTTCTGCGCGGCGCTGGAATCCCTCGGCGCCAAGGTCGAGCGCGGCCGCTTCGGCGCCAACATGCAGGTGAGCCTGGTCAACGACGGCCCGGTCACGCTCGTACTCGACGCCTGA
- a CDS encoding FABP family protein, whose amino-acid sequence MPFEIPQDLHPDLMPLAWLLGRWEGRGHGDYPTIEKFEFGQQIDFSHNGKPYLHYVSQTYVVAEDGTKERPLAVETGFWRPKPDNKLEVVMAHPTGFAEIWYGDIDGAKVEMQTDVIARTATAKEVSAGHRLYGLVKGELLWAYDMAAEGQPLQPHLWATLVRA is encoded by the coding sequence ATGCCGTTCGAGATCCCGCAGGACCTGCACCCCGACCTGATGCCGCTGGCCTGGCTGCTCGGGCGGTGGGAGGGCCGCGGGCACGGTGACTACCCGACCATCGAGAAGTTCGAGTTCGGGCAGCAGATCGACTTCAGCCACAACGGCAAGCCGTACCTGCACTACGTCAGCCAGACCTACGTGGTCGCCGAGGACGGCACCAAGGAGCGTCCGCTCGCGGTGGAGACCGGGTTCTGGCGGCCCAAGCCGGACAACAAGCTCGAGGTCGTGATGGCGCACCCGACCGGGTTCGCGGAGATCTGGTACGGCGACATCGACGGCGCCAAGGTCGAGATGCAGACCGACGTGATCGCGCGGACGGCGACGGCCAAGGAGGTCAGCGCGGGGCATCGGCTCTACGGGCTGGTCAAGGGCGAGCTGCTCTGGGCGTACGACATGGCCGCCGAGGGGCAGCCGCTGCAGCCGCACCTGTGGGCGACGCTCGTCCGCGCCTGA
- a CDS encoding DUF1416 domain-containing protein codes for MCGAKKGGLDLKGVDVDKEAVIQGQVLRGEEPVGGAYVRLLDASGEFTAEVPTSATGHFRFFAAPGSWTLRTLAPKASPVDRQVVAQYGEVAEVAVTV; via the coding sequence ATGTGCGGAGCGAAGAAGGGCGGCCTCGACCTCAAGGGTGTCGATGTCGACAAGGAGGCCGTGATCCAGGGCCAGGTGCTGCGCGGCGAGGAGCCGGTCGGCGGCGCCTACGTGCGGCTGCTGGACGCGTCCGGTGAGTTCACGGCCGAGGTGCCGACGTCGGCGACCGGGCACTTCCGGTTCTTCGCCGCGCCCGGCAGCTGGACCCTGCGCACGCTGGCCCCGAAGGCTTCGCCGGTCGACCGGCAGGTCGTCGCGCAGTACGGCGAGGTGGCCGAGGTGGCCGTCACGGTCTGA